A window from Culex pipiens pallens isolate TS chromosome 3, TS_CPP_V2, whole genome shotgun sequence encodes these proteins:
- the LOC120428411 gene encoding brachyurin-like, whose product MKTLVLLVAVLAVASAEWIEIDWSQVRPIEDFDHYWARLPAELQYLRKLQPERRITNGQEATPGQFPYQIALLSTFGGGTGLCGGSVLTNNFILTAAHCVQNALGGTAIMGAHNRINNEPTQQRIAFGVNGINIHAGYTPTNIRNDIATVRLNSPITFNDRVQPVLMPQAGDNRQFAGVTGTVSGFGRTSDASQATSAVVMFTSNPIMTQADCLASWGGNTNIIQAQNICLSGAGGRSSCNGDSGGPLTVAEGGNTLQVGIVSFGSAAGCSIGMPSVYVRVTHFLDWIQQNSDHQN is encoded by the coding sequence ATGAAGACTTTGGTACTATTGGTAGCCGTCCTGGCCGTTGCCAGCGCTGAATGGATCGAAATTGATTGGTCCCAGGTCCGTCCGATTGAGGACTTTGACCACTACTGGGCTCGTCTCCCGGCTGAGCTGCAGTACCTGCGCAAGCTCCAACCGGAGCGCAGAATCACCAACGGACAGGAAGCTACCCCCGGCCAGTTCCCGTACCAGATTGCTCTGCTCAGTACCTTCGGCGGTGGTACCGGTCTGTGCGGAGGATCCGTCCTGACCAACAACTTCATCCTGACTGCTGCTCACTGCGTCCAGAATGCCCTCGGAGGTACCGCCATCATGGGAGCCCACAACCGCATCAACAACGAGCCTACTCAGCAGAGAATTGCCTTCGGAGTCAACGGAATCAACATCCACGCCGGATACACCCCGACCAACATCCGTAACGACATTGCCACCGTTCGCCTGAACAGCCCAATCACCTTCAACGACCGTGTCCAGCCTGTGCTCATGCCCCAGGCTGGTGACAACCGTCAGTTCGCTGGAGTGACTGGAACCGTTTCCGGATTTGGACGCACCTCTGATGCCAGCCAGGCTACCTCTGCCGTTGTTATGTTCACTTCCAACCCAATCATGACCCAGGCCGATTGCTTGGCTAGCTGGGGTGGCAACACCAACATCATCCAGGCCCAGAACATCTGCTTGTCTGGCGCCGGTGGACGTTCCTCGTGCAATGGTGACTCGGGCGGCCCGTTGACCGTTGCTGAGGGAGGAAACACCCTGCAGGTCGGTATTGTCTCGTTCGGATCGGCTGCGGGTTGCTCCATTGGCATGCCATCGGTGTACGTCCGCGTGACGCATTTCCTTGACTGGATCCAGCAGAACTCCGACCATCAGAACTAA
- the LOC120428413 gene encoding brachyurin-like, with protein sequence MRIVILLAAALSLAAAVPDRRIVNGNEATPGQFPYHALLYTDWTNGMTMACGGAVISANYVMTAAHCLQPSTGGIVILGAHNRLDEAEPSQQRFTFSAEDMTYHPGFTFTHIRNNIGVVRIREGIQLNDRVQPVRLPARSDGRTFAGLMGTVTGFGGTSDEHNEMSPVLRYALNPILTNADCLEAADNNVNLIQDQNICQSGANGRGSCNNDSGGPLTVMHEGSSMQVGIVSFGSTVCKDGTPTGYTRVSYFLDWIEENTDVVIDP encoded by the coding sequence ATGCGGATTGTTATTCTTCTCGCAGCAGCTTTATCGCTGGCTGCAGCAGTTCCGGATCGTCGAATTGTGAACGGCAATGAAGCAACGCCAGGACAGTTTCCGTACCATGCATTGCTGTATACCGACTGGACCAACGGAATGACTATGGCGTGTGGAGGAGCGGTCATCAGTGCCAATTACGTAATGACTGCGGCCCATTGTCTGCAGCCTTCCACCGGAGGAATCGTAATTTTGGGAGCGCACAATCGACTCGATGAAGCGGAACCGTCACAGCAGAGATTTACTTTCTCTGCGGAAGATATGACGTACCATCCAGGTTTCACGTTTACGCACATTCGCAATAATATCGGAGTAGTTCGGATCAGAGAAGGAATTCAGCTCAACGATCGTGTTCAACCAGTGCGGCTGCCGGCCCGTTCCGATGGACGGACGTTCGCTGGATTGATGGGGACTGTTACTGGTTTTGGGGGAACTTCCGACGAACATAATGAAATGTCTCCAGTTCTGCGTTATGCTCTTAACCCCATCCTGACTAATGCTGACTGCCTGGAGGCCGCTGACAACAATGTGAATCTGATCCAAGACCAAAATATCTGCCAGTCGGGAGCGAATGGCCGCGGTTCCTGCAACAACGATTCGGGTGGTCCGCTGACGGTGATGCATGAAGGTAGCAGTATGCAGGTGGGAATCGTTTCGTTTGGATCAACAGTTTGCAAGGATGGAACGCCGACCGGATATACTCGTGTGAGCTACTTCCTGGACTGGATCGAAGAAAATACAGACGTTGTGATTGACCcttga
- the LOC120428418 gene encoding brachyurin-like, translating to MKLLACAVLLLVGLTVANGSTRKIDWSLVRPISEFPHVAKRIEDLTGVKTGYNSGPNQRIVGGQIASPGQFPYQAAVLTDVAGGIGLCGGVLISSNFILTAAVCVDGATEGTVILGAQNLQNENEAGQVRIDFSSSDIRVHEQYLEFIFRHNIAVVRLPTPAPMTDRIQPARLPAVTDSRTFAGMAATVSGFGRTSDASTSFSDVLRYVFNPILTNADCGAGWWGDLIDGQKLCLSNVNGRGPCVGDDGGPLTILEGGQTLLVGIHSFGAVLGCEVNWPAVFVRITFYSDWIRTNTDV from the exons ATGAAGCTGTTGGCGTGCGCCGTGTTACTGCTGGTAGGTCTGACCGTGGCCAACGGATCAACCCGTAAAATTGACTGGAGTTTGGTGCGTCCGATCAGCGAGTTTCCTCACGTAGCGAAACGCATCGAGGATTTAACCGGAGTGAAAACTGGATATAATTCGGGACCTAATCAACGCATCGTTGGTGGTCAGATAGCTTCCCCGGGACAGTTTCCGTATCAG GCTGCTGTTTTGACCGATGTTGCTGGCGGTATTGGACTCTGTGGCGGAGTGCTGATTTCATCAAACTTTATCCTGACGGCTGCTGTTTGCGTGGATGGTGCCACTGAAGGAACAGTCATTTTGGGCGCCCAAAACCTACAGAACGAGAATGAAGCAGGACAAGTGCGCATTGACTTTAGCAGTTCGGACATTCGAGTTCACGAGCAATATCTGGAGTTTATATTTCGGCACAATATCGCGGTCGTCAGGCTGCCGACGCCAGCACCAATGACAGATCGGATTCAACCGGCAAGGCTGCCCGCCGTTACAGATTCGCGTACTTTTGCCGGAATGGCCGCCACCGTAAGCGGGTTTGGCCGCACGTCGGATGCGAGCACTTCGTTCTCGGACGTGCTGCGTTACGTGTTCAACCCGATTTTGACGAACGCCGATTGCGGCGCTGGATGGTGGGGTGACCTCATCGATGGTCAAAAGTTGTGCCTATCTAACGTGAACGGTCGCGGACCGTGTGTTGGGGACGACGGAGGCCCGCTGACGATTCTGGAAGGTGGTCAAACTTTGCTGGTGGGAATCCATTCGTTTGGCGCCGTCCTTGGGTGTGAAGTGAACTGGCCCGCCGTTTTTGTAAGAATTACGTTTTATTCGGACTGGATTCGAACGAACACGGATGTCTGA
- the LOC120428417 gene encoding brachyurin-like, which yields MFVSVSTFILLAVLYFENGHCKPSGFSDASPQLSTFWIRLPDLVQQDQQILNSEAALLISGGSKISSGSIALTQQFPHQAAILINFPDGSGTLCGGTIISSTFVLTAAHCLDGAIDAVVVVGTNTISIPSDSQAVEIDVTFHDMLVHPKYDPVDVLNDIAILRLTKALIFTDKIQPIRLPSRREAQVELVNLDATVSGWGALSGDEFAEISDTLKLELRYVSNPVISNAVCGKVFQDMIHDFHVCVSGDNGRNACQGDSGGPLSASMGGKTTLIGIVSYGSTDGCEKGSPAVYTRVGFYLDWISHHTDIRIEN from the exons ATGTTCGTCTCAGTTTCAACGTTCATACTTTTGGCGGTTCTATACTTCGAAAATGGCCATTgtaaaccatcggggttttctGACGCTAGCCCGCAGTTGTCAACATTCTGGATTAGACTACCTGATCTGGTACAGCAAGATCAACAAATTCTAAACAGTGAAGCAGCGTTGCTAATAAGTGGAGGTTCTAAAATTTCCAGCGGTTCAATTGCGCTGACGCAACAGTTTCCACATCAGGCTGCGATTCTCATCAACTTCCCAGACGGATCGGGAACTCTCTGCGGAGGAACGATAATTTCCTCTACGTTTGTCCTGACAGCGGCGCACTGTTTGGACGGTGCCATCGACGCAGTTGTCGTGGTGGGAACCAACACGATCAGCATTCCAAGTGATTCTCAGGCGGTTGAAATTGATGTCACGTTTCACGATATGCTGGTACACCCAAAATACGATCCAGTGGATGTGTTGAACGATATTGCCATATTACGACTGACCAAGGCACTTATCTTCACCG ATAAGATTCAGCCTATCAGACTTCCGTCGCGACGGGAAGCTCAGGTGGAACTGGTGAACTTGGATGCTACCGTTTCCGGTTGGGGAGCACTGAGTGGTGATGAATTTGCCGAAATATCGGACACTCTCAAGCTGGAATTGCGCTACGTGAGCAATCCCGTAATTTCGAATGCTGTCTGTGGAAAGGTGTTCCAAGACATGATACACGACTTTCATGTGTGTGTTTCTGGCGATAACGGAAGGAATGCTTGCCAAGGTGATTCAGGTGGGCCTCTCTCTGCCTCGATGGGAGGCAAGACGACGCTG ATTGGCATTGTTTCGTACGGATCGACTGATGGCTGCGAGAAGGGCTCTCCAGCGGTTTACACTAGAGTCGGTTTCTATCTGGACTGGATATCTCACCACACTGATATTAGGATTGAAAATTGA
- the LOC120428387 gene encoding collagenase-like translates to MDKNKRLVLSVAVILAVFGSIKAEVTQNARIVNLQIAPELADFEPRDFPSGRITGGNLVGPEDVPYAVGIINQVPAGTRWCGGSLISANYVLTAASCFSLDSSSATVLLGASNMTDVTDLVPATTLIIHIGHDPIENLNDIALLRLARPVNFGPFVRPVRLPNWRQVFTPFTNQLGTISGWGALWQNAPEIFPLNDLRRVNVLVISNPTCMLRFPGSITESHLCVSTDMGSPCQGDQGGPLTVSDPDGGTTQIGIFSFLSMLGCNSNWPAVFTRLTPYLQWIETNTDVVIRDDFEY, encoded by the exons ATGGATAAGAACAAACGGTTGGTGTTATCGGTGGCAGTTATTTTGGCCGTGTTCGGTTCAATCAAGGCCGAAGTCACTCAAAATGCCCGGATCGTGAACTTGCAAATCGCGCCTGAGCTAGCCGACTTTGAACCACGTGACTTTCCGAGTGGTAGGATAACCGGTGGCAATTTGGTTGGTCCCGAAGATGTGCCGTACGCGGTTGGTATCATCAACCAGGTTCCAGCTGGTACGAGATGGTGCGGAGGATCGTTGATCTCGGCAAACTATGTCCTCACGGCGGCCAGTTGCTTTTCTTT GGACTCGAGCTCAGCTACGGTTTTGCTGGGTGCATCTAATATGACCGATGTGACGGATCTGGTGCCGGCAACGACTCTGATTATTCACATTGGACATGATCCAATCGAAAATCTGAATGATATTGCTCTTCTACGATTGGCTCGCCCTGTCAACTTTGGAC CGTTCGTCCGCCCGGTTCGCCTGCCAAACTGGCGTCAGGTCTTTACCCCGTTCACCAACCAGCTGGGAACGATTTCCGGCTGGGGTGCCCTTTGGCAAAACGCTCCCGAGATCTTCCCCCTGAACGATCTGCGGCGCGTTAATGTGCTCGTTATCTCCAACCCGACCTGCATGCTGCGATTCCCGGGCTCAATCACTGAAAGTCATCTCTGTGTGTCTACGGATATGGGCTCCCCTTGCCAGGGTGACCAGGGAGGACCGTTGACGGTTTCGGATCCGGACGGAGGTACCACGCAGATTGGAATCTTCTCGTTCCTTTCCATGCTTGGGTGCAATTCCAACTGGCCTGCGGTGTTCACTAGGCTCACACCATACCTTCAGTGGATCGAAACTAACACCGATGTTGTGATTCGAGATGATTTCGAGTACTAA
- the LOC120428388 gene encoding brachyurin-like: MRSICLLIATLAIASSATVRDIYNIRSVDELEFTPDGRVVNGAEARPGQFPYQALVLSYYEDGSGLCGGSLLTVNYVLTAAHCVELETLATHGTVILGAHNRREEESSQQRIDFATINVHPGWDLNVIQYDVATIELATPAEFNEYVQPIELPALSDQRTFSGIQATISGFGRTNDIPGSPASDVVMFTRNPILTNANCRSILDPFPILAQHVCLSGAGGRGACHGDSGGPLTVQDEGASLQIGIASFVIGGICSVGVPIGFVRVTYFLDWIADNSDVVLRS, from the coding sequence ATGAGAAGTATTTGTCTGTTGATTGCTACCCTAGCAATTGCTAGTAGCGCAACTGTTCGAGATATCTATAACATACGATCAGTTGATGAATTGGAGTTTACTCCGGATGGAAGAGTTGTGAATGGAGCTGAGGCTCGACCAGGACAGTTTCCTTATCAAGCGTTAGTACTGAGTTATTATGAAGACGGTTCCGGTTTGTGTGGTGGCTCGCTCCTGACCGTAAATTACGTACTGACGGCGGCGCACTGCGTTGAGTTGGAGACCTTGGCAACCCATGGGACGGTGATTCTCGGTGCTCATAATCGACGAGAGGAAGAGTCGAGCCAGCAGCGTATCGACTTTGCAACGATCAATGTACATCCTGGCTGGGATCTCAACGTAATCCAATACGACGTCGCAACAATTGAGTTGGCCACTCCCGCGGAGTTCAACGAGTATGTTCAGCCTATTGAACTACCTGCGCTTTCAGATCAGCGGACATTCTCTGGAATACAAGCTACAATTTCCGGGTTCGGGCGAACGAACGACATCCCTGGATCACCCGCATCTGATGTGGTGATGTTTACGAGGAATCCCATTTTGACGAATGCAAATTGTCGATCGATTCTGGACCCGTTCCCAATCCTGGCTCAGCATGTTTGTCTCTCTGGTGCTGGTGGGCGTGGTGCCTGCCACGGAGATTCTGGCGGTCCCCTGACTGTCCAGGATGAAGGAGCTAGTTTGCAGATTGGAATTGCCTCATTTGTTATCGGTGGAATTTGTTCGGTAGGTGTTCCGATTGGATTCGTGAGAGTTACCTACTTTTTGGATTGGATCGCCGACAACTCTGATGTTGTTTTGAGGTCTTGA
- the LOC120428410 gene encoding brachyurin-like: MKVLLVFIGALALSSCASVENPKLRSKWNSGSAGRIVNGAEAKPGQFPYQVVLHSYFKNGYRELCGGSLLTVNYVLTVAHCLVYMFVEDVATHGTVFLGVHNRQMEEPSQQRIEYGSINVHPGWNLSVIQFDVGTIQLATPAVFNEYVQPIDLPAMSDRRTFAGMRATLSGFGRTDDVPGSPASDVLMFTSNPVLTNANCRAHLEPFSIQPQHICLSGAGGRGACHWDSGGPLTVQEDDGRIIQIGITSFVLGGMCSTEIPTGFARISYFLDWIAEHSDVVLRE, encoded by the coding sequence ATGAAAGTTCTGCTAGTATTTATCGGTGCACTGGCTCTGTCCAGTTGTGCTTCTGTTGAGAATCCTAAATTACGTTCGAAGTGGAATAGTGGTTCCGCAGGAAGAATTGTGAATGGAGCTGAGGCCAAACCGGGCCAATTTCCCTACCAGGTGGTACTGCACAGTTATTTCAAGAATGGATATCGAGAGTTGTGCGGAGGCTCTCTTTTGACGGTCAACTACGTGTTGACAGTAGCTCATTGCCTTGTGTACATGTTTGTGGAAGATGTTGCCACGCACGGAACGGTGTTTCTCGGTGTCCACAATCGTCAAATGGAAGAACCTTCCCAGCAACGCATTGAATATGGGTCAATCAACGTCCATCCAGGATGGAACCTGTCTGTTATTCAGTTCGACGTTGGAACCATCCAACTGGCCACGCCAGCAGTGTTTAATGAATACGTTCAACCAATTGATCTTCCAGCGATGTCGGATCGAAGAACATTCGCCGGTATGAGAGCCACTCTGTCGGGCTTCGGAAGAACAGATGACGTTCCAGGTTCCCCAGCATCCGATGTGCTTATGTTTACCAGCAATCCTGTCCTGACCAACGCCAACTGTCGAGCCCATCTGGAACCGTTCTCCATTCAACCGCAGCACATTTGTCTCTCTGGAGCTGGCGGACGTGGTGCATGTCACTGGGATTCCGGTGGGCCACTAACAGTCCAGGAGGATGATGGGCGAATAATTCAGATTGGAATCACTTCATTTGTACTTGGAGGAATGTGTTCTACCGAAATTCCAACTGGCTTTGCACGCATTTCTTACTTCCTGGACTGGATTGCTGAACATTCGGATGTTGTATTGCGTGAATGA
- the LOC120428409 gene encoding collagenase-like yields MVAMKIILPFLCALALASGSRVELYKRRSVKEIEFAPDGRIVNGGEAQPGQFPYQALVLSYFDGDEEALCGGSLLSTKYVLTAAHCVMSLYVEGAFATHGTVILGVHNRQLEEPSQQSIDFASINAHNWNIAEMQNDIATIELATPAVFNDYVQPIELPAMSDQRTFSGMLATVSGFGRTNDIPGSPESDMVRYTRNPVLTNANCRAMLEPFSVQPQHLCLSGIGGRSPCHGDSGGPLTIQEDGRSVQIGVVAFVLGGICSVGVPVGFMRVSYFLNWIALNSDVVLRP; encoded by the coding sequence ATGGTAGCCATGAAGATTATTCTTCCGTTTCTTTGTGCATTGGCATTAGCCAGTGGTTCTCGAGTTGAGCTGTACAAAAGAAGATCCGTCaaggaaattgaatttgcaCCAGATGGGAGAATCGTAAACGGTGGTGAGGCCCAACCAGGCCAATTTCCCTACCAAGCATTAGTGTTGAGTTATTTCGACGGCGATGAAGAAGCCTTATGTGGAGGATCCCTCCTGTCCACGAAGTACGTGCTAACTGCAGCTCATTGTGTGATGTCATTATATGTAGAAGGTGCCTTCGCCACGCATGGAACAGTCATTCTTGGAGTTCATAATCGTCAGCTTGAAGAGCCATCACAGCAAAGTATCGACTTTGCCTCAATCAATGCTCACAATTGGAACATTGCAGAGATGCAAAACGACATTGCCACTATTGAGCTTGCCACTCCTGCGGTGTTCAACGACTATGTTCAACCAATCGAACTGCCTGCGATGTCCGACCAAAGAACATTTTCCGGAATGCTGGCCACCGTATCTGGATTTGGCCGAACCAATGACATTCCTGGATCGCCAGAATCTGACATGGTGAGGTATACGCGCAATCCTGTGCTGACAAATGCCAACTGCCGGGCTATGTTGGAACCATTTTCGGTTCAACCGCAACACCTGTGCTTGTCCGGTATCGGAGGACGGAGCCCGTGCCATGGTGATTCCGGAGGACCTCTAACTATTCAGGAGGATGGACGCAGTGTACAGATTGGTGTTGTGGCGTTTGTCTTAGGTGGTATCTGTTCTGTAGGCGTGCCTGTTGGCTTTATGCGGGTATCTTATTTCTTGAACTGGATTGCGCTAAATTCGGATGTTGTTTTGCGTCCATAA
- the LOC128093629 gene encoding chymotrypsin-like, with translation MKTFILLVCSLALVSASIDLSSVKRVEELDAFWEQLDPQLQMLRPTKSIPENRIVNGAEARPGQFPYQALVLSFFEGDNSGLCGGTVLTNNFVLTAAHCVQIGTVATHGTVVLGAHNRQHLYCDVTSK, from the exons ATGAAGACGTTTATTCTTTTGGTGTGCAGCCTGGCTTTGGTCAGTGCTTCAATTGACCTGTCCAGCGTAAAGCGCGTTGAGGAGTTGGATGCCTTCTGGGAGCAACTGGATCCACAGCTGCAGATGTTGCGGCCGACCAAATCCATTCCTGAAAACAGAATCGTGAACGGTGCTGAAGCTCGGCCCGGACAGTTCCCGTACCAGGCGCTGGTGCTTAGTTTCTTCGAGGGAGACAACTCTGGACTGTGCGGTGGAACCGTGTTGACGAATAACTTTGTGCTGACTGCTGCCCATTGCGTTCAAATCGGAACCGTGGCCACACATGGAACGGTTGTCCTCGGAGCTCACAACCGTCAACAC CTATATTGCGACGTTACTTCGAAATGA
- the LOC120428419 gene encoding chymotrypsin-C-like isoform X2: MKTFVVLSALLAAVCAVQQFDPANIDWNTIRTIQETDSYRAKFGLAPLSDDDIRNSRISGGTIAMPNQIPWAVGVFIHGGSGHGFCSGTLISPRHVLTAAVCISGQVTLTIALGASNMASIEQLIGVSNILSHPRYSSLLNRDDIAILTMNRDAEINDRVRPVLLPRWSDVGNSFNNWMATTAGWGNTGNRDNENIPTEQLQFAVDSVNSNFVCGISHNFIRDTHICTSTDAGGPCNIVRNPHKSRRHTGCASSGMDKRCNANLEAATVVLDGKRTTRVTVTDGTATSTRQANILRLDDDRIPSCLTIGVGQNRIARVHDHIRRPSRFIRGPSKARDDARQTSKGSGVGQCR, encoded by the exons ATGAAAACGTTTGTGGTGCTGTCCGCACTGCTGGCCGCCGTCTGCGCTGTTCAGCAGTTTGACCCAGCCAACATCGACTGGAACACAATCCGAACGATTCAGGAAACCGACTCGTACAGAGCCAAGTTTGGACTGGCTCCGTTAAGTGATGACGATATTCGAAACTCTCGCATCTCCGGTGGCACGATTGCCATGCCGAATCAGATCCCGTGGGCCGTCGGAGTGTTTATCCATGGTGGTTCTGGACATGGATTCTGCAGTGGCACTTTGATCTCGCCAAGACATGTCCTAACGGCAGCGGTTTGCATTTCCGG CCAAGTAACCCTGACGATTGCGCTGGGAGCGTCCAACATGGCTAGCATCGAGCAGCTGATTGGAGTTTCGAACATCCTGTCACATCCGAGGTACAGTTCTCTGCTGAACCGAGACGACATCGCGATCCTGACCATGAATCGGGACGCAGAAATCAACGACCGCGTGCGACCTGTGCTGCTGCCAAGGTGGTCCGATGTTGGAAACTCGTTCAACAACTGGATGGCCACAACCGCGGGGTGGGGTAATACCGGAAATCGTGACAACGAAAACATTCCCACCGAGCAGCTACAGTTTGCCGTTGACAGTGTGAACTCGAACTTCGTTTGCGGAATTTCGCACAACTTCATTCGTGACACACACATTTGCACTTCTACAGATGCTGGAGGCCCGTGCAAT ATAGTGCGAAACCCGCACAAATCCAGACGGCATACCGGATGCGCATCCAGTGGCATGGACAAACGATGCAATGCCAACCTGGAGGCTGCGACCGTTGTCCTGGACGGCAAGAGGACCACCCGAGTCACCGTTACAGACGGAACGGCCACCAGCACCAGACAAGCAAATATTCTGCGCTTGGATGATGATCGCATTCCAAGCTGCCTGACAATCGGCGTTGGTCAGAATAGGATTGCTCGAGTACATGACCACATCCGACGCCCCAGTCGCTTCATCCGAGGTCCGTCCAAAGCCAGAGATGATGCCCGTCAGACCAGCAAAGGTTCTGGTGTCGGACAGTGCAGGTAA
- the LOC120428419 gene encoding collagenase-like isoform X1, with translation MKTFVVLSALLAAVCAVQQFDPANIDWNTIRTIQETDSYRAKFGLAPLSDDDIRNSRISGGTIAMPNQIPWAVGVFIHGGSGHGFCSGTLISPRHVLTAAVCISGQVTLTIALGASNMASIEQLIGVSNILSHPRYSSLLNRDDIAILTMNRDAEINDRVRPVLLPRWSDVGNSFNNWMATTAGWGNTGNRDNENIPTEQLQFAVDSVNSNFVCGISHNFIRDTHICTSTDAGGPCNGDEGGPVTITEAGRTFLVGIHSFHFSGIRGCDRGRSAVHTRITEYLEWIKDNSSAEIAN, from the exons ATGAAAACGTTTGTGGTGCTGTCCGCACTGCTGGCCGCCGTCTGCGCTGTTCAGCAGTTTGACCCAGCCAACATCGACTGGAACACAATCCGAACGATTCAGGAAACCGACTCGTACAGAGCCAAGTTTGGACTGGCTCCGTTAAGTGATGACGATATTCGAAACTCTCGCATCTCCGGTGGCACGATTGCCATGCCGAATCAGATCCCGTGGGCCGTCGGAGTGTTTATCCATGGTGGTTCTGGACATGGATTCTGCAGTGGCACTTTGATCTCGCCAAGACATGTCCTAACGGCAGCGGTTTGCATTTCCGG CCAAGTAACCCTGACGATTGCGCTGGGAGCGTCCAACATGGCTAGCATCGAGCAGCTGATTGGAGTTTCGAACATCCTGTCACATCCGAGGTACAGTTCTCTGCTGAACCGAGACGACATCGCGATCCTGACCATGAATCGGGACGCAGAAATCAACGACCGCGTGCGACCTGTGCTGCTGCCAAGGTGGTCCGATGTTGGAAACTCGTTCAACAACTGGATGGCCACAACCGCGGGGTGGGGTAATACCGGAAATCGTGACAACGAAAACATTCCCACCGAGCAGCTACAGTTTGCCGTTGACAGTGTGAACTCGAACTTCGTTTGCGGAATTTCGCACAACTTCATTCGTGACACACACATTTGCACTTCTACAGATGCTGGAGGCCCGTGCAAT GGAGACGAAGGAGGTCCTGTAACGATCACGGAAGCTGGAAGGACATTCCTTGTGGGCATCCATTCCTTCCATTTTTCGGGAATCCGGGGATGTGACAGAGGGCGCTCGGCTGTACACACTCGAATTACGGAGTACTTAGAATGGATCAAGGATAACAGCAGTGCTGAAATTGCTAATTAA
- the LOC120428420 gene encoding serine protease 1-like, whose amino-acid sequence MQSIFGLFFLLSTALAVSTDRLSRISNGETASALDYPSAVGILISGTSSHTFCGGVLISTRFILTTASCVSGTNTLTVLAGASDMTKIVEIIPVLNIPSHIIIHPNYSSFFNRDDLAIVQLSRPVALGDYIGVARLPRRYHVPFTFTGWNTTIVGWGNTGNRDNEPLPLQHLQYAHGDVITNFSCGLSHSFVRDGHICTSTDNGGPCDGDEGAPIYSDVDGEKLVIAVHSFHYSGIRGCDRGRSAVNTRLTMYLDWIQENTDVVILP is encoded by the exons ATGCAATCGATatttggattgttttttttgctgagCACGGCGCTCGCTGTCTCAACAGATCGTTTAAGCAGGATCAGCAATGGAGAAACTGCCAGTGCTCTCGACTACCCATCCGCCGTTGGAATTCTTATATCCGGAACATCTTCCCATACATTTTGTGGAGGTGTTCTAATATCAACTAGATTCATTTTGACGACTGCAAGTTGCGTTTCAGG GACAAATACTCTAACTGTACTGGCTGGTGCCAGTGATATGACCAAGATAGTGGAAATCATCCCAGTGTTGAACATTCCATCGCACATCATCATCCATCCAAACTACAGCTCGTTCTTCAACCGGGACGACTTGGCCATCGTCCAGCTTTCGCGTCCCGTCGCTTTGGGAGACTACATTGGCGTAGCACGACTGCCCCGAAGGTACCACGTTCCTTTCACCTTTACGGGTTGGAACACGACCATCGTTGGCTGGGGAAACACTGGCAATCGGGACAACGAGCCCCTGCCGCTTCAGCATCTTCAGTACGCCCACGGGGATGTGATTACCAACTTTTCCTGTGGCCTATCGCACAGTTTTGTTCGCGATGGACACATTTGCACCTCTACGGACAACGGGGGACCGTGCGAT GGAGATGAAGGAGCACCGATTTATTCGGATGTCGACGGAGAAAAACTGGTAATTGCAGTTCACTCTTTTCACTATTCAGGAATCAGAGGATGCGATCGTGGTCGATCAGCAGTGAACACACGTCTCACGATGTATTTGGATTGGATTCAGGAAAATACTGATGTTGTTATTCTACcttag